One region of Danio rerio strain Tuebingen ecotype United States chromosome 5, GRCz12tu, whole genome shotgun sequence genomic DNA includes:
- the ppp1r14aa gene encoding protein phosphatase 1, regulatory (inhibitor) subunit 14Aa, protein MAEETHTGHSPELDCAREHGMNLHKRHSRVTVKYNRKQLQKRLDVEKWIDEALDKLYEGKVEDMPEEVNIDDLLDLPSDEARTHRLQALLQSCSSNTEAFIAELLQKLHGLHKQEELQNEGIEHPCHHTYPHHHGNMHHHRDNHHHPAHQTL, encoded by the exons ATGGCTGAGGAGACACATACCGGTCATTCCCCTGAGTTAGACTGCGCTCGAGAGCACGGGATGAATCTACATAAGCGCCATTCGCGAGTTACTGTTAAATACAACCGCAAACAGCTTCAGAAAAGGCTGGACGTGGAGAAATGGATCGACGAAGCGCTTGACAAACTCTATGAGGGCAAG gttGAGGACATGCCAGAGGAGGTGAACATTGATGATTTATTAGATCTCCCGAGTGATGAAGCACGAACACACAGACTACAG GCTCTTCTGCAAAGCTGCAGCAGTAACACTGAG gCCTTCATTGCTGAGCTGCTGCAAAAGCTGCATGGTCTCCACAAACAGGAAGAACTACAGAATGAAGGAATTGAGCATCCCTGCCATCACACGTACCCCCATCATCACGGAAACATGCACCATCATAGAGACAACCATCACCATCCAGCACATCAGACACTGTGA